The Arthrobacter oryzae DNA window GCCACCAGGTAGGCGGCGGCGGGCGTGGGGAGCACGCCGGCGTCGTAAACGTCGATGCCCGAGCTGGAGAGCCCCGCCGAGACGGCTGCCGAGATGAATTCGCCACTGGCACGCGGATCGCGGGCCACGACGGCTCGCGGGCGGCTACCGTTCGTGCTGCGTTCGTGGCCGAGTACGACGGCGGCCGCTTGCGCCAGCTGCATCGCCAGCTCTGCTGTGAGCAGGCCGTTAGCCAGGCCCCGGACACCATCTGTTCCAAATAATCTAGACATCGGGTCAAGTTTAGACGATGGACCTGCCGGTGCCGTCTTTGGCTCGCACCACCGCACTGCACAGTGGCACTGCACCAAGGGCCGGGCACCACGGGCCGACTGTCTTTCTTAACGGCGAAAGCCCGCCCCGCCGAGTGGCGGGACGGGCTTCCGGGAAGCGGATTTAGCGCTTGGAGTACTGCTGAGCCTTGCGGGCCTTCTTGAGACCAGCCTTCTTACGCTCGATGACGCGTGCGTCACGGGTAAGGTAGCCGGCCTTCTTCAGCGTGGCGCGGTTGTTCTCGACGTCGATCTCGTTCAGTGAACGGGCGATGCCGAGACGCAGCGCACCGGCCTGGCCGGAGGGGCCGCCGCCGTGGATGCGGGCGATGACGTCGTAGGCGCCGTCAAGATCGAGGATCTTGAAGGGCTCGTTGACGTCCTGCTGGTGCAGCTTGTTCGGGAAGTAGTTCGCCAGCTCGCGGCCGTTGATGGTCCACTTGCCGGAGCCGGGCACAACGCGAACGCGTGCAACAGCTTCCTTGCGGCGGCCAACAGCTGCGCCGGCAACGGTCAGTGCCGGGCGCTCCTTCTTCGGCGCAGCAGCTTCAGCAGCTCCGCTTTCCGAGGTGTAGCTGGTCAGGGTTTCCTCTGCCTCAACGGCTTCGGTGGTCTCTTCGTTCTGAGCCACGGTTCTCCTTGTATAGATAAGTTGTTTGGTGGCCAGGACTACTGGGCGACCTGGGAAATTTCGAAAGTCTTGGGCTGCTGGGCGGCGTGCGGGTGCTCTGCACCGCGGTAAACCTTCAGCTTGCCCAGCTGCTGTGCAGCGAGGGAGTTCTTCGGGAGCATGCCCTTGATGGCCTTCTCCACGGCGCGGACCGGGTTGGATTCCAGCAGCTCCGCGTAGTTGACGGAGGTCAGGCCGCCCGGGTAGCCGGAGTGGCGGTAAGCGCGCTTCTGCTCGAGCTTGGCGCCGGTGAGGGCGACCTTCTCGGCGTTGATGATGATGACGAAATCGCCCATGTCCATGTGGGGAGCGAAGGTGGCCTTGTGCTTGCCGCGCAGCAGGATTGCGGTCTGGCTGGCGAGACGACCAAGGACAACGTCGGTGGCGTCAATGACGTGCCACTGGCGGTTGATATCGCCGGGCTTCGGGGTGTACGTACGCACGGTGTTTGCCTCGTTCTTGTTCTGGCGTTCTTGTTTAGGTGTCACGTAAGCGTGTGCACCTACTATCTATGCGCTACCGGAACAGAGGTGAGGGCTCTATGAATCCAGTGGTCCAGACGTCTCGAATGTGCCCGAGGAGTAGTTATCCTGCAACCGGATTCTCAGCGGGCACGCATCATCGAGAAAGGACACGCACAACGACTATCAAGAATAGCGGGTACTGAGGCCGCTGGTCAAAATAGGCTCTACGTAGCCAGCCTGCGCCGGTTCCTGCCCGGGGCCCGCAGCGAGAATCACGAACAACTTGGAGCTGAGGTGCCCCGTTGACTGAATTGCCCCCGGTTGCCCCGCTGGTAATCGCCTGCGCCCTCCTTGGTCTTGCCGCGGCTCCCCTCGCCCTCCAGGTCACGCGGAGACTGCTGCCCGCCCTTGAGCTGGGGCACGTCCGCTGGCACGGTGCTGCCGGCGCCGTTGGCACCGCACTGCTGTGCGGGGCGATGGCCTGGCGATTCGGCTGGTCCTGGGTACTGCCGGCCTTCCTATTCCTCTGCGCAGCTGGCCTTTTACTCTCCCGGATCGACCTTCAGCACAAGCTTTTGCCCAACAGGATGGTCGTTCCCACGCTTGGGGTCGGGCTTTTGCTGCTGCTTTGGGACGCCGCTATGAGCCAGCGATGGGGAAATCTGTTGGTAGCAGCCATCGGATGCGCCGTAACTTTCGTGGTTTACCTGATTTTGGCCCTTATTTCTCCCCGCGGAATGGGGATGGGCGACGTAAAGCTCTCAGCACCACTTGGTTTGTACTTGGGCTACCTCTCTATTGGCCACTTGATACTGGGTATAGCCCTTGGTTTTATTGTGGGCGCAGTGACCAGTGTGATCCTTGTTACAAGCGGATTTGCGGGGCGGAAGACCTCAGTTCCCTTCGGTCCGTCCATGTTCCTGGGCTGCATACTGGCAGTGCTCTGGGGCAACGAGATCGGCCGGGTTCTCCTGCCCTCTGTGTTCCCCCGCTAGCCGTTTCCGAGTACACCAAGTAGTCGCGTACTTGGGTAGCGGGAATAAAGGGCTGTAACACCAAGTAGACAGCCGATTCCGGTGTCAAAAAGACGAGTACATCCACTCATTGTGTGGCTATTTGTGACTCCTGTATTCCTTAGTGCATCGAAGTTCCAGCAACACCTTCTTGGGGGGAGCGGGGAATTCGAAGCCAATTCAGCACTCACAAAAAGGAACACGAAAATGAACTCTGCACTGGTCTCCATGGTTGCTTTTATCGCCGGCGTCAAGACCCGCCTCACCCGGGAAGAGAAGGGCGCCACGATGGTTGAGTACGGCCTGATGGTCGCACTCATCGCAGTCGTCGTCATCGCAGCCCTCCTCATCCTGGGCCCGGCCATCGCCAACCTCTTCACGGGTGTCGCAGGCAACCTGTAGCCCGCACCCTCGGTATTGCCTCTGTTCCGGTGGCGGCAGTCGCCGCCACCGGAACAGTTGCATTTCCGGGCAATCCGCCAATGGAAAACGAAGTGTCTGGGGAGACCGTCGTGAAATCAAAAAAGAAAGAACGCGGGGCCGTGGCAGTGGAAATGGCAATTGTCCTTCCCGTGCTGCTGTTGCTGGTCATCGGCATTATGGAATTCGGGCGGGCCCTGAACGTTCAGGTGTCGCTCACCCAGGCAGCGCGCGAAGGCGCCCGCCATGCCGCCATCCATTACGACGACGGCTCTCTCGACGTCGCCGGGACCGCCGCCGCCGCCGCGCCATCTCTGGCGGGCCTGGGCATGGGGGTCACAAGCAACGCCGGGAGCTGCTCGGAGGGGTCCGACGTCACAGTCACAACGAGCCTGACCCTTCCATCCTTGTCCGGCTTCCTTGATGCCGGCTTCTTTGGCCAGCCGGTCATATTTCCCTTGAACATGACGGGAGTAGGGGTGATGAGATGCGGTGGCTGACAGCGCGTCGCAGCAGCAAAGGCCGGCATGTCGCCACCACTGGCACCGGCGGTTCTGACAACGAGCGCGGAGCGGCAACTATCTTTGTGGCCCTCCTGCTCGTCGTCCTGATGGGTTTCGCAGCCATCGCCGTCGACGTGGGTGCCATGTACGCGGAAAAGGCGCAGCTTCAGACGGGCGCCGACTCGTCCGCCCTGGCCATCGCGGGCGACTGCGCCAACGGAGCGTGCGGGGATGTGAACGCAACCGGCCAGTTCCTGGCCAACTCCAACAGCAATGACAGCTCCAGTGGCGTCACCTCCATCACCTTCCCAAGTGCCACGACGGTTCGCGTTGAAACCAACACCCGCGATGCCGGCTCCGGAGCAAACACCTTCTCGCTTTTCTTCGCCAGGGTCATGGGGTTTGAAACCACCGACATCCGGGCAGTGGCCGAGGCCACCTGGGGCGCACCGAATGAGGCTACGACGCTGCCCTGGACCATCAGCCAGTGCGTCTTCGAGCAGTACCTTTCGCCGAGCCAGCTGGCGGAACTGAACTCGACCGGAGAATTCACCGGCGATCCCATCCCGACCCACATCCTCCTCCGCTACGACGAAAACACTCCGGACTACCCGGGCTGCGTCCCGCAAAACGGCTACGCCGAGGGTGGCTTCGGCTGGCTGGACCGGGACACCGGATGCTCGGCGGACATCAATATCGCCGAATCAGAGATCGGTAACGACCCGGGCAATGACTTCCCGAGCGAATGCACAGGAATAATCGCCACCCTGTTGGAGGAGCCTATCCTCATCCCGATCTTCAGCACCGCGTCTGGCAACGGCCAGCACGCTACGTACGGTCTGGTCGGGTTCATTGCCTTCCAAGTCACCGGCTACAAGTTTGGCGGCGGTCCGTCACTCACAAACCTGGACCCCGCAGCGCCCTCGTGCACCGGCAACTGCCGGGGCATCCAGGGCTATTTCACCCGCTACGTCTCCCTGGATGAGGGTCTGGCATCGAGCGGTGGAAACCCCAACTACGGAGCGTCATCAGTCTGGCTTTCGAAATAGCCGCTGAGTCCTCCGTAAGCGAAACCGTCGCATCAAAAGTCGCACTAAGAAATCGACAAGGAGCTAGTCAAGTGAAATCACGCCTACTGGGAGGCATCGCAGCACTGCTGTTGGCAATCACCGGAACCGTACTACTGGTTGTATACGTTCAAGGGGCCGACAACAGGGCAGCGCAAGGTCTCGAACCCGTCAATGTCCTGGTTGTCAAAGAATCAATTCCCGCCGGAACCAAGGCTGAAGACCTCAACAACAAGGTCCAGCTCGAAGCGATACCCCAGGCCGCCGTACCGGAGGGGGCCATCGAAAGCCTGAGCGATTACAAGGGGAAGATTACCTCAGTGGGCCTGGAGCCCGGTGAGCAACTCCTTAAGGCTAGGCTCGTGGACCCCCGCGACCTCCTGCCCGGCACCGTGCCGGTACCTGACGGTCTGGAAGAAGTTACCTTCCTCCTCGCACCCGAACGGATCCTTGGCGGCCGGCTCGAAGCTGGCGACAAGGTAACCGTCTACACCTCCTTCAAGTCCGAGGAAGAGATGCCGGCCGGCGCAAACGTTCCGGCCGAGGTCAAAGGGTGGAAACAGTCCACCGGCCTTCTCTTCCACGACGTCCTGGTGACCGCGGTTCAGAAAGCTGCACCGGAGACGGAAAAGAACTCCGGTGGCACCACGGAGAAGGGCATCGAAATGCCTAACGGATCCGCCTTTATCACCGTGGCCAGGAGCGACGCCGATGCCGCCAAGCTCGTCTACGGCGCCGAATTCGGCACCATCTGGCTCGCCAAGCAGACCGATACATCCACCAAGAGCGATCCGCCGGTCACCACCTTTGGAGGGCTGTACTAATGAGCCGGTTTGTGGCTATCACGGCAGTCCGGGACTTCGAGGGGCGCATCCGGCAAGCAATCACAGGGGCGCTGCACGGTGAGCTGCAAACGCTCACGCCGGACGTTCTCTCCGGCGGACCGGATGACGTCTTCGCGCAACTCAACGGGGCCCCGCCGGAGGTTCTGATTCTCGGCCCCGGCGTCGCCCCCGAGGATGCCCTGAAGCTCGCAACCGTCTTCGATCTCCAGTACCCCGAGGTAAGCCTGCTCCTGGTCGCCGAGCCCACGCCGGACCTGGTACTCCGGGCCATGCATTCAGGTATCCGTGACGTCGTCACCCCGGAAATCGTGGTCAACGACCTGCGGGTGCTCCTTGAACGGGCCTGCCTCGCCTCAGCCAGCCGCCGGCGCGGCATGGCCCCGGCGGCGGAATCGGGCCAGCAACGCGGACGGGTGATTGCAGTCATGTCACCCAAGGGCGGCGTCGGCAAAACCACGGTAGCTACCAACCTGGCCATCGGCCTTGGCCAGGTGGCGCCCATGGGGGTGGTGATTGTCGATCTCGACCTGCAGTTCGGGGACGTTGCATCGGGGTTGTTGCTGGAACCGGAACACTCCATCACAGAGGCCGTGCACGGCGCTGCTTCCCAGGACTCCATGGTTTTGAAAGCGTTCCTCACGGTTCACCCGGCAGGCATCTACGCCCTGTGCGCTCCCCGGACACCTGCGGAATCTGACTACATCACTGCCGATCATGTCAGCCGGCTCATCAACCAGCTGGCAAGCGAGTTCAAATACGTGGTGGTCGACACCGCACCAGGTCTCGGCGAGCACGTGCTGGCGACGCTGGAGCTGGCAACTGACGGTGTGTGGGTTTGCGGGATGGACGTTCCGAGCGTCCGTGGCCTTCGCAAGTGCTTCACCGTGCTGAAGGACCTGCAGCTGCTCCCACAGGGCCGGCACACCGTGCTCAACTTCGCCGACCGTAAGAGCGGCCTCTCGGTGCAGGACGTCGAAGCGACCATCGGTGTCCCGATCGATACCGTGATTCCGCGGTCACGCACCCTTCCGTTTACCACCAATCGCGGCGTCCCGGTGTTGCAGAGCTCCACCAGGGACGCCGCCTCGAAGGGCCTCAAAAAGCTGGTGGACCGATTCGATCCCGCCTGGGTGTCCTCCACCCACAACAAACTGCACCGAAGGGTGGTTGTGTCATGAAACTCTCAGATCGCCTGACCCGGTCACAAACGAATGTGACCCCTAACGAATCCGGCCAGCCCGCACAGGACACGCCTCGGGCGGTACCTGCG harbors:
- the cpaB gene encoding Flp pilus assembly protein CpaB, which gives rise to MKSRLLGGIAALLLAITGTVLLVVYVQGADNRAAQGLEPVNVLVVKESIPAGTKAEDLNNKVQLEAIPQAAVPEGAIESLSDYKGKITSVGLEPGEQLLKARLVDPRDLLPGTVPVPDGLEEVTFLLAPERILGGRLEAGDKVTVYTSFKSEEEMPAGANVPAEVKGWKQSTGLLFHDVLVTAVQKAAPETEKNSGGTTEKGIEMPNGSAFITVARSDADAAKLVYGAEFGTIWLAKQTDTSTKSDPPVTTFGGLY
- a CDS encoding prepilin peptidase encodes the protein MTELPPVAPLVIACALLGLAAAPLALQVTRRLLPALELGHVRWHGAAGAVGTALLCGAMAWRFGWSWVLPAFLFLCAAGLLLSRIDLQHKLLPNRMVVPTLGVGLLLLLWDAAMSQRWGNLLVAAIGCAVTFVVYLILALISPRGMGMGDVKLSAPLGLYLGYLSIGHLILGIALGFIVGAVTSVILVTSGFAGRKTSVPFGPSMFLGCILAVLWGNEIGRVLLPSVFPR
- a CDS encoding TadE/TadG family type IV pilus assembly protein, giving the protein MRWLTARRSSKGRHVATTGTGGSDNERGAATIFVALLLVVLMGFAAIAVDVGAMYAEKAQLQTGADSSALAIAGDCANGACGDVNATGQFLANSNSNDSSSGVTSITFPSATTVRVETNTRDAGSGANTFSLFFARVMGFETTDIRAVAEATWGAPNEATTLPWTISQCVFEQYLSPSQLAELNSTGEFTGDPIPTHILLRYDENTPDYPGCVPQNGYAEGGFGWLDRDTGCSADINIAESEIGNDPGNDFPSECTGIIATLLEEPILIPIFSTASGNGQHATYGLVGFIAFQVTGYKFGGGPSLTNLDPAAPSCTGNCRGIQGYFTRYVSLDEGLASSGGNPNYGASSVWLSK
- a CDS encoding AAA family ATPase, which encodes MSRFVAITAVRDFEGRIRQAITGALHGELQTLTPDVLSGGPDDVFAQLNGAPPEVLILGPGVAPEDALKLATVFDLQYPEVSLLLVAEPTPDLVLRAMHSGIRDVVTPEIVVNDLRVLLERACLASASRRRGMAPAAESGQQRGRVIAVMSPKGGVGKTTVATNLAIGLGQVAPMGVVIVDLDLQFGDVASGLLLEPEHSITEAVHGAASQDSMVLKAFLTVHPAGIYALCAPRTPAESDYITADHVSRLINQLASEFKYVVVDTAPGLGEHVLATLELATDGVWVCGMDVPSVRGLRKCFTVLKDLQLLPQGRHTVLNFADRKSGLSVQDVEATIGVPIDTVIPRSRTLPFTTNRGVPVLQSSTRDAASKGLKKLVDRFDPAWVSSTHNKLHRRVVVS
- a CDS encoding TadE/TadG family type IV pilus assembly protein; this encodes MKSKKKERGAVAVEMAIVLPVLLLLVIGIMEFGRALNVQVSLTQAAREGARHAAIHYDDGSLDVAGTAAAAAPSLAGLGMGVTSNAGSCSEGSDVTVTTSLTLPSLSGFLDAGFFGQPVIFPLNMTGVGVMRCGG
- a CDS encoding Flp family type IVb pilin, which encodes MNSALVSMVAFIAGVKTRLTREEKGATMVEYGLMVALIAVVVIAALLILGPAIANLFTGVAGNL
- the rplM gene encoding 50S ribosomal protein L13, whose translation is MRTYTPKPGDINRQWHVIDATDVVLGRLASQTAILLRGKHKATFAPHMDMGDFVIIINAEKVALTGAKLEQKRAYRHSGYPGGLTSVNYAELLESNPVRAVEKAIKGMLPKNSLAAQQLGKLKVYRGAEHPHAAQQPKTFEISQVAQ
- the rpsI gene encoding 30S ribosomal protein S9; translated protein: MAQNEETTEAVEAEETLTSYTSESGAAEAAAPKKERPALTVAGAAVGRRKEAVARVRVVPGSGKWTINGRELANYFPNKLHQQDVNEPFKILDLDGAYDVIARIHGGGPSGQAGALRLGIARSLNEIDVENNRATLKKAGYLTRDARVIERKKAGLKKARKAQQYSKR